GGATTTGGCATGTACGAGTTCCCTCTCGACACAGGAGGCGCTGGGCTGTTTGCACCACCGCCGATCGAACCACCAGATACAAAGCCTGATAATGTTGGCCTTTTGTTTGCTGGCATATTATAGCTGTTACTTGAACCCTGACTTGGAGGGGCCGATGAAGCAGCAACGAAATTGCTCTTGAACTGCGCCATCATTCCTGTCCTCAATGAATTTACAGCTGCAGATCGACTTTGAACATTGGTTGTTGAAGGAGTACTACCGCTGCCTTCTGGGTTATAACCAATTCCAAGACCAAAATCCACTCCACGCACGCCTCGACCATTGCTGCCACGACTTTTACCCTTTTtcccaccaccaccaccacctaCAAAGACAACAATTGCATAAATATATAAATGTGATTGGGAAATTTAATCAATACGTTGATTTTTTGGTCTCTTATGAAATCCCCAATTTTTGAGGAAGAAATGAAAGATTAGGCGTTGATTAATACCTCCTTTTTTCCTTGCATCACGCTTTGACCTGAATCGCCCATCCTATAATGATTTCAACGGCAAATGGTTcagcaaaaaattataaatggcAACTTTCTCAAACAACTAGTTCTCACAATCTGGAAAAGAACTGGGATGCTTAATGAAAGAACAAGAATAAGCAAGGCTATTAAGAAAACAACAATCCTGAGAACATAGAAAGCACTCAAAAGCTTACACGAGGGAGCTCCAATTGTTAACAATACAAAATAATAGACTAATTACAAAATAGTCAGCCACAAACACCTATAAAGCATCGCCAGACAGagaaataaaatcattaaaaaaatattgaaaagagCCCTTTTTGGTTCAAATCTAAGTTTTGAGTATAGTTTTTATTTGATCCCTAGGTTTCAAAaggttataatcttaaaacctaAAATCGAATGAGATAAAAATGTAACATTTAAGGTAAAAGTGTaacattttgatattttgaaagaaaatagaAACTATACTCAAAACTCACGAACAAAATCACGAACAAAAGGATATGGATATATTTCCCAGAAGgaaaaaactaaagaaatttgattttaaatttcgaacaacttgaaaaaaaaaaaagtaagtcATTAGCTTACAATGAACCTAATGATATGCAGCATATTACGAAAAATTACCTTCATTGCCAGATCCATCAGTTCAACTGATACGTTCTGGCCAGCAGCAATCAAACTATTAACTAACTCGCCAGCAAAGCGAGCCTCTTTCTGGGTTATAAGAGTGTGTGCTCTCCCATCCTTGTCACCAGCACGACCTGTTCTACCGATACGATGAACATGCATGTCCATATCTTTAGCAATGTCAAAGTTTACAACAGACTTGATTGACTTAATGTCAAGCCCACGAGCAGCAACATCAGTTGCAATGAGAACATGATAAACACCAGATTTAAACTTTTGCAGAGTTTCCATTCGAGATGCCTGGTCCTTGTCACCATGAAGGGCTGCAACCTTAAAACCTTTCTGCAAAAGTTGAGATTCAACCTCATCCACTGTGGCTTTTTTAGAAGCAAATACCAATACATCACCATCATCAATCATTTCAGGTAACTTCTCAAGAAGCCAAGGCAACTTCTCCAAATCAGAAGGAAGAACATGAACAACCTGTGTAATATCTTCATTAGCCATCCCAACCTCTCCTACCGTAACTCTTACAGGATCCGTAAGAATTTCTCGAGCTAATTTTTCAACCTTACGGGGCATAGTTGCAGAAAAGAGTAAGGTCTGACGATCAGGCCGAATCTGACCAACAATGGAACGAATTTGGGGTTCAAATCCAAGGTCAAACATTCTATCAGCTTCATCAAGTACCAAGTATGTGGCTTTTGACATTGTCAAAGCTTTCAATTTGATCATATCTATCAGTCTGCCAGGGGTGGCAACAACTATCTCACATCCAGCTTTGAGTTCTTTAAGCTGATCAAATTTGGACATCCCACCATATACTGCAGAGACACGTAACCCATGtgcttttgaaaattttttacaCTCTAGGTATATTTGGTGTGCAAGTTCTCTGGTGGGTGCACAGATCACCCCAATAGGGCCCTCTTCTTTTTCAAGCTCAGGTTGATCCATAATATGAACAATCATCGGAAGAACAAAAGCAGCAGTCTTACCAGAACCTGTCTTCGCTATTCCAATGATATCTCCCCCGGAAAGCACAATTGGCATAGCTTGGCACTGTATAGAAGTAGGCTTTTCATACCCTTGCTTTTTGATTGCATTCATAAGTTGAGGGGAAAATCCACAGTCTTCAAATGTTTTAATTGGCCTGGGAACATCAAACCCCGACACACGAATAGCCAAACTCTTCCGATACTCAGAAACTTCCTCTTCACTCATCCCTAAAGTGAAGGAAACATTCATCAAATTTAGAGCCAGACGTAATAGTTTAAATTCTTCACACGCTCAACAAGTTTATCTAGGAAACTCTAAACAGGGGATGGAAagggggaaaaaagaaaaagaaaaaacgttGTGGTCAGACATATAAAACAGCAACAATAAAAATGGTAAGCAACAACATACGCTCACAAATCCACACATTAACTCCTTCAattgaaaattatattttatccAATTTTGCTGTGATTAAGTTGAAAGGCCAAAAACTGAAGTATTGGAAATAGTTAAACGGAATGAAGATTGCATATCTTATCAGATCTTTAAGTCTCCATATATCATACAGTTCTTCCTTCCccaaaaaagagagaaaaaaaattaaattttcgGTCCAGAAGATAAATTAATGGTCATGATACACAAACTTAACGCAGGCAGTCACATAAGCCAGAGAGAGAAAaacaataatgaaaaataacCAAACCATAAGTTCCAACTGATCAGTGACCTGATATTGAAGCTTTCTCCTCGTAGAAATCTTTATTGAAGGGCTCGTAATCAATGGAGCTATGATCAAGAGCAGGAATCGGTtcgatttttttcttctcaacAATCAACATATTATCATCAGAGTCGTATTCAACCATCCCTGCATCCACAGCCTTAGCAGCCGCATAAACCTCCTCATCCGAATCATAACCAGCATGAAGCGCATCAGCTGCCAGCGTCAATCCCACGTCCTTCTTGGCCCTAAGAAAGCTCTCCATTGGATCATCCTCCTCGTCGTCCCTATACTTATCCACCTTCTCCTTCGGTTTCGGCGGTGGCGGCGCTTTCATTTCTTCGTGAATTCCCTCCATGAATGCATCTAAAGgatcaatttcttcttcttcagcaCCGGCAGCACCAGCTCCACCATCGTCGTTACCACTCGCCTCTTCCCCATCATTATCATCGTATTCTATATTATCAACATCAGTATCTTCGTAGTTGTCGTGCCCATGGCCTCGTGACGAAGGAGGGACATAAAGCCGCTGAGGAGCTTGAGAGCGCTCAAAATTGTAAGTAGTTTGCCGGTTGATTCCAAACCCTTCAAACCCGAACTTCCTCTTCGACATTCTGATCGGTTGGTCGACGATTCCAAAACAGAACCCTAAACCGGCATGAGAAATTGAGTAGAAACCCTCAATCAGAGATTTGTGAAGAATTTACCTGAAGCTAGGGTTTTGGGAATCGGAACGGCGACTCGACGGGAAGGAAGAGGATTTTAATGTTTCGGCTAGCTCAGTGAATAGTCCGAAGAGAGAATCGACGGCGAACGAGGTCGGGTTATCTTTTTTGGGGGAATTTCAGAATTTGGGATATCGGTCGGACTATTTGACCCGGAAACTCGACGGGACAACCCGAATCGTTTGAAGTGATTTTGTTGTTGGGCTGTAGGCCGACGTGTTCCAAACAGGTTTAGTTATGGCCCATCAATATTAAGTTCGTGCATGAGATGGCCCAAAAATCACTTTTAATCCATAAATTTggatggaaataacaatttagtTTGTAATAGTTTTTAGTTGGTATGGTTTCAATTTTGTatcaatttaataattttttttattttattatgtaaccatttaattcttttaatttaaaattcgTAACAAATTTATCTCTATTATGGAAATTAGTGTATAAATTTAATAGACTTTTTTTAACGCAATTattttacaaaatacaaaatctacatcttaaaataataaaaaatggtaaaaagctTTGATACTGTTACAAACTTGAATGCAAAAATTGATGCCTATCAAAATTTAGATTGAATTGTTACAAACTAAAGTTGATAAagtaaatttttttagaaattaggGACCAAAAGTATATTTTAACCAATTGTATAAGAATATTCTAATTAAATGTAATATTGTTCCAATTTACCGCTCCAATTAATTTTGTAACTCATTATTTAGTACAATATTAAATACATCTTATATCATATCATTTTAAGAACAACTCGACTGATTTACATCCCTATTAATGACTAAGAGGTTTAtgcttgttctaaaaaaagtaTATGCTTAGAATCTATCTATCTATTgtactaaataaaaaataactcATACAATAATCTAACTTGTACTAGTTTTTAGTCTCTGGAATATTACATTGAATGAAATATTGTGTGAGTTTATAATTTTATGGGTTAACTAAACTTCCAAATTTGAATAAGCAATTGAATTTTGACTTTAGTTAAGAAATTTCTTAAATTGTATGTGTAAACATCAATTATAAAGATGT
This region of Cucumis melo cultivar AY chromosome 7, USDA_Cmelo_AY_1.0, whole genome shotgun sequence genomic DNA includes:
- the LOC103494724 gene encoding DEAD-box ATP-dependent RNA helicase 24, which gives rise to MSKRKFGFEGFGINRQTTYNFERSQAPQRLYVPPSSRGHGHDNYEDTDVDNIEYDDNDGEEASGNDDGGAGAAGAEEEEIDPLDAFMEGIHEEMKAPPPPKPKEKVDKYRDDEEDDPMESFLRAKKDVGLTLAADALHAGYDSDEEVYAAAKAVDAGMVEYDSDDNMLIVEKKKIEPIPALDHSSIDYEPFNKDFYEEKASISGMSEEEVSEYRKSLAIRVSGFDVPRPIKTFEDCGFSPQLMNAIKKQGYEKPTSIQCQAMPIVLSGGDIIGIAKTGSGKTAAFVLPMIVHIMDQPELEKEEGPIGVICAPTRELAHQIYLECKKFSKAHGLRVSAVYGGMSKFDQLKELKAGCEIVVATPGRLIDMIKLKALTMSKATYLVLDEADRMFDLGFEPQIRSIVGQIRPDRQTLLFSATMPRKVEKLAREILTDPVRVTVGEVGMANEDITQVVHVLPSDLEKLPWLLEKLPEMIDDGDVLVFASKKATVDEVESQLLQKGFKVAALHGDKDQASRMETLQKFKSGVYHVLIATDVAARGLDIKSIKSVVNFDIAKDMDMHVHRIGRTGRAGDKDGRAHTLITQKEARFAGELVNSLIAAGQNVSVELMDLAMKDGRFRSKRDARKKGGGGGGGKKGKSRGSNGRGVRGVDFGLGIGYNPEGSGSTPSTTNVQSRSAAVNSLRTGMMAQFKSNFVAASSAPPSQGSSNSYNMPANKRPTLSGFVSGGSIGGGANSPAPPVSRGNSYMPNPVEYSSQKNTESSSDRPRERKRPSGWDR